A region of Salvelinus alpinus chromosome 6, SLU_Salpinus.1, whole genome shotgun sequence DNA encodes the following proteins:
- the LOC139578356 gene encoding guanine nucleotide-binding protein G(q) subunit alpha-like isoform X3: protein MRIIHGRGFSEEERRDFAKLIYQNIFTAVKAMTRAMITLRLPYAYPENEMYDRWVQDVDVSVTQLDRGNVDAIRHLWADPGLRVCYSRRSEYQLLDSTEYYMTNLDRISAPDYIPTAQDILRVRFPTTGIHDYSFTVEKITLRIVDVGGQKSERRKWIHCFQDVTSLIFLASLSEYDQVLEERETDNRMEESLALFYTTIHSPWFLNTSIILFLNKTDILADKIQASDLQKYFPGFTGKRRDAQDAMKYIQKMYTQQTRSRDKKESKWLYPHFTCATDTNNICNVFNAVKDTMLLKVIKDYGVI, encoded by the exons ATGAGGATCATCCATGGAAGAGGCTTCTCTGAGGAGGAAAGACGGGACTTCGCCAAGCTCATCTACCAGAACATCTTCACAGCTGTGAAGGCTATGACCCGGGCCATGATTACCCTCAGACTGCCCTATGCCTACCCAGAgaatgag ATGTATGACAGGTGGGTGCAGGATGTGGATGTCTCTGTCACCCAGCTGGACAGAGGCAATGTGGATGCTATTCGCCATCTCTGGGCCGACCCAGGCCTCCGGGTCTGCTACAGCCGCCGCAGCGAGTACCAGCTGTTGGACTCCACAGAGTA CTACATGACAAATCTGGACCGCATATCAGCCCCAGACTACATCCCCACTGCTCAGGACATACTGCGAGTTCGATTCCCCACCACCGGCATCCATGACTACTCCTTCACTGTGGAGAAAATCACACTCAG GATTGTGGATGTGGGTGGACAGAAGTCAGAGAGGCGGAAGTGGATCCATTGTTTTCAGGACGTCACATCCCTCATTTTCCTGGCTTCCCTCAGCGAGTACGACCAggtcctggaggagagagagaccgat AACCGTATGGAGGAGAGCTTGGCTCtgttctacaccaccatccattccccctggtTCCTCAACACCtccatcatcctcttcctcaacAAGACAGACATCCTCGCTGATAAGATCCAGGCGTCCGACCTGCAGAAGTACTTCCCAGGGTTCACAG GAAAGCGACGTGATGCTCAGGATGCTATGAAGTATATCCAGAAGATGTATACGCAGCAGACTCGCAGCCGGGACAAGAAGGAGAGCAAGTGGCTGTACCCCCACTTCACCTGCGCCACCGACACCAACAACATCTGCAATGTATTCAATGCCGTCAAGGACACAATGCTCCTCAAGGTCATCAAGGACTATGGGGTGATCTGA